From the genome of Bacteroides sp. MSB163, one region includes:
- a CDS encoding HepT-like ribonuclease domain-containing protein — protein sequence MELQDIIAHEYHHIDAEEIFKVIKIDFPILHNTILKMKSDF from the coding sequence ATGGAGTTACAAGATATCATAGCACATGAATATCACCATATTGACGCTGAAGAAATATTTAAAGTGATCAAAATAGACTTCCCCATTTTACACAATACAATTTTGAAAATGAAATCTGACTTCTGA
- a CDS encoding DUF1972 domain-containing protein: MKQVAIVGIQGVPAKYGGFETLVENIIGDNCCSEVRYTVFCSGKDYATRMKTYKGAQLKYIPLFHANGMQSTPYDILSMLRCLRGYDTVIILGVSGCIFLPVFRLLYRKQLIVNIDGLEHRRAKWGKFARCFLRTSEAMAVHYADVIIADNKGIQEYVWNTYHKKAELVAYGGDHAQRNVTEERQNEIMRQYGITPENYAVSVCRIEPENNCHLILKAFAISGKNLVFVGNWERSEYSRRLKEEYCGRKNIQMVDSVYDLDILYALRNQCRCYIHGHSAGGTNPSLVEAMFFGKPILAYDVIYNRETTENEAHYFKTSEELVELLHDSPEGGYKMREIARQHYTWAFIAQQYKALLSSHK, encoded by the coding sequence ATGAAACAAGTAGCTATCGTAGGCATACAAGGTGTGCCTGCAAAATATGGCGGCTTTGAGACTTTAGTGGAGAACATTATCGGTGATAACTGTTGCTCCGAAGTCCGTTATACCGTTTTTTGTAGTGGTAAGGATTATGCCACACGCATGAAAACCTACAAAGGAGCACAACTGAAGTACATCCCGCTATTCCATGCCAATGGGATGCAAAGCACTCCTTATGATATTCTGTCGATGCTTAGATGTTTGCGAGGTTATGATACTGTAATCATATTAGGTGTGTCAGGCTGTATTTTTTTGCCCGTCTTCAGACTGTTGTATCGGAAGCAATTAATAGTGAACATTGACGGGTTGGAACACCGGAGGGCCAAATGGGGTAAGTTTGCCAGATGTTTTCTGCGAACAAGTGAAGCGATGGCCGTACACTATGCTGACGTAATTATAGCCGACAATAAAGGAATACAGGAATACGTATGGAATACGTATCATAAGAAAGCCGAATTAGTAGCCTATGGAGGAGATCATGCACAAAGAAATGTCACCGAAGAAAGGCAGAACGAGATTATGAGGCAATATGGAATCACTCCCGAAAACTACGCTGTCAGTGTATGCCGTATTGAGCCGGAAAACAACTGTCATCTGATCCTGAAAGCCTTTGCTATTTCTGGAAAGAATCTGGTTTTTGTGGGAAATTGGGAACGGAGCGAATACAGCCGACGACTCAAAGAAGAATATTGCGGTCGAAAAAATATACAGATGGTAGATTCTGTGTATGACCTCGATATACTCTATGCACTGCGCAACCAATGCAGGTGCTATATCCACGGACATAGTGCAGGCGGCACAAATCCTTCGTTAGTGGAAGCTATGTTTTTCGGCAAACCGATTTTAGCTTACGACGTGATTTATAATCGCGAGACAACAGAAAACGAAGCTCATTACTTCAAAACAAGTGAAGAACTGGTAGAATTGCTACATGACAGCCCCGAGGGTGGATACAAGATGCGGGAGATTGCAAGGCAACATTATACCTGGGCTTTTATAGCTCAACAATATAAAGCATTACTTTCATCCCACAAATAA
- a CDS encoding glycosyl hydrolase family 18 protein — protein MKKIRMMMAVALAILASCSTTKSGESTANPLNSKVIVAYVTSWSDIMPDPQYMTHINYAFGHVNESFDGVGIDNEERLKQIVDLKKQNPELKVLLSVGGWGSGRFSEMAANDEYRRAFAKDCDRVVKEFDLDGIDIDWEYPTSSMANISASPDDTENFTLLMKDIRAAIGDRKELTLATVASAKYIDFKAILPFINFVNIMAYDMASAPKHHSALYRSANSGGITSDEAVTAHLKAGVPPSMLVMGMPFYGRGGDGYPSFQDFNKVGSTSGDYTEKWDTVAQVPYLVNENDTLVFGFENARSLAIKCQYILDRDLLGGMYWDYSGDNEQGDLRRTVAENLLGKKHRTKVLVLTERGGQHGGFTDAGLKWLTDESGKMNFSITEINNAKPITETYLSQFNLIIQLDYPPYTWPKEAEDAFVKYIEEGKGGWIGFHHATLLGEFDGFPLWQWFSDFMGGVRFQNYIAPLADGMVIVEDKKHPVMKGVQASFVVPDDEWYTYDKSPRPNVHVLASVDEATYTPASDIKMGDHPVVWVNEGKKARNVYFQIGHSKRLYETEDFTKMFRNAINWTLGK, from the coding sequence ATGAAGAAGATTAGAATGATGATGGCGGTTGCTTTAGCCATATTGGCTTCATGCAGCACCACCAAGTCGGGGGAAAGCACAGCGAACCCCTTGAATTCCAAAGTGATTGTGGCGTATGTAACTTCCTGGAGTGACATCATGCCGGACCCCCAGTACATGACGCATATCAATTATGCTTTCGGTCATGTAAACGAAAGTTTTGATGGCGTCGGGATTGACAATGAAGAACGCTTGAAACAGATTGTGGATCTGAAGAAGCAAAATCCCGAATTGAAAGTACTTCTGTCTGTTGGCGGATGGGGTAGCGGACGTTTCAGTGAAATGGCTGCCAATGATGAATATCGCCGGGCGTTTGCCAAAGATTGCGACCGGGTAGTGAAGGAATTTGATCTGGATGGCATCGATATCGACTGGGAATATCCCACAAGTTCCATGGCGAACATTTCAGCTTCACCCGATGACACGGAGAACTTTACGCTTTTGATGAAAGATATCAGGGCGGCGATAGGTGATCGGAAAGAACTGACACTTGCCACTGTGGCTTCAGCGAAGTATATCGACTTCAAGGCTATTCTTCCTTTTATCAACTTTGTGAATATCATGGCTTATGACATGGCCTCTGCTCCAAAACACCATTCGGCACTTTATCGGTCTGCTAACAGCGGAGGCATTACGTCGGATGAGGCTGTTACTGCGCATCTGAAAGCCGGTGTACCCCCTTCCATGCTGGTGATGGGGATGCCTTTTTATGGCCGTGGTGGAGATGGTTACCCCAGTTTCCAGGATTTTAATAAAGTAGGAAGCACCAGTGGTGATTATACTGAAAAGTGGGATACGGTTGCACAGGTTCCTTATCTGGTTAATGAGAATGATACACTGGTATTCGGCTTTGAAAATGCCCGTTCACTGGCAATCAAGTGTCAATATATCTTGGATAGAGATTTATTGGGTGGTATGTATTGGGACTATAGTGGTGATAATGAGCAAGGAGATTTGCGTCGTACGGTGGCTGAGAATCTGCTTGGTAAGAAGCATAGAACTAAGGTGCTGGTATTGACGGAAAGAGGTGGTCAGCATGGCGGATTTACGGATGCGGGTCTGAAGTGGCTGACCGATGAAAGTGGAAAGATGAATTTCAGCATTACCGAGATAAACAATGCCAAACCTATTACGGAGACTTATCTGTCCCAGTTCAATCTGATTATCCAGTTGGATTATCCTCCTTATACATGGCCGAAAGAGGCGGAAGATGCTTTCGTTAAATATATAGAGGAAGGTAAAGGCGGTTGGATCGGTTTCCATCATGCCACTTTGTTGGGTGAGTTTGACGGTTTTCCACTGTGGCAATGGTTCTCTGATTTTATGGGAGGTGTACGTTTCCAGAATTATATAGCGCCGCTTGCTGATGGTATGGTGATTGTGGAGGATAAGAAACATCCGGTGATGAAGGGGGTGCAGGCTTCTTTCGTGGTGCCTGATGATGAGTGGTACACTTATGACAAGAGTCCACGTCCGAATGTGCATGTGTTAGCCAGTGTTGATGAGGCTACCTATACGCCTGCTTCGGACATCAAGATGGGTGACCATCCTGTGGTATGGGTGAACGAAGGTAAAAAAGCGCGCAATGTTTATTTCCAGATAGGGCACAGCAAGAGGCTGTATGAGACGGAAGATTTCACGAAGATGTTCAGGAATGCTATTAACTGGACGTTAGGAAAGTGA
- a CDS encoding MFS transporter has translation MTQQEKQVNYMGPFITMVFLFFIVGFLTTANTQFQGPLKETFLAEVGGLKNTFATLITFSWFLAYPVCGRVGSSWISKYGYKGTLMRGLLVMVAGLGLFFASSYFTVFFPEANWHVGGNVIPGGFFIFLLGSFVVGASATILQVVINPYLTACHVKGTQAIQRLAIGGSANSVGTTLAPYFVTGVVFGGLAMEDIRIDQLMVPFLVLIVVISLIVFLLMKLSLPDIQGTRIEKGEKLEKSIWSFRHLTLGVCAIFCYVGVEVCIGANINLYAIEMNYASPALMATLYWGGMLVGRLVGSSLSKISPRVQLVVTTVSAGVLALLAILLNNPWLLTAVGLFHSIMWGAIFTLSVAHLGKYTSVASGVFMIGVVGGAILPLLQGILADVLGSWRWSWFIVLLGEIFMLYYALIGSRIRQTAD, from the coding sequence ATGACACAACAAGAAAAACAAGTGAACTATATGGGGCCATTTATCACAATGGTATTCCTGTTCTTCATTGTAGGCTTCCTCACTACTGCCAATACTCAGTTCCAGGGACCGTTGAAAGAAACATTCCTTGCCGAAGTGGGTGGCCTGAAAAACACATTCGCCACATTGATCACCTTTTCCTGGTTTCTGGCTTATCCGGTCTGTGGTCGGGTAGGGTCGTCCTGGATTAGTAAATATGGCTATAAAGGTACGCTGATGCGCGGACTGCTGGTAATGGTGGCTGGTCTTGGATTGTTCTTCGCTTCCTCTTATTTTACGGTTTTCTTTCCGGAAGCCAACTGGCATGTCGGAGGAAATGTTATTCCCGGTGGTTTCTTTATTTTTCTTCTGGGGTCTTTTGTGGTGGGAGCCTCTGCTACCATATTGCAGGTGGTTATCAATCCTTATCTCACGGCTTGCCATGTGAAAGGTACACAAGCCATTCAACGTCTTGCCATTGGTGGCTCTGCCAATTCCGTAGGAACCACTTTGGCACCTTATTTTGTTACGGGGGTTGTTTTCGGTGGCTTGGCAATGGAAGATATCCGGATAGATCAGCTGATGGTTCCGTTCCTGGTGCTGATAGTGGTGATTTCTTTGATTGTTTTCCTGTTAATGAAACTATCTTTGCCGGATATACAGGGAACTCGGATAGAGAAAGGTGAGAAGCTGGAAAAGAGTATCTGGTCGTTCCGGCATCTCACTTTAGGAGTTTGTGCTATATTCTGTTATGTGGGCGTGGAAGTCTGTATAGGTGCCAATATCAATTTGTATGCCATTGAAATGAATTATGCATCTCCGGCATTAATGGCTACCCTATATTGGGGCGGGATGCTCGTAGGGCGGTTGGTAGGAAGCTCTTTGAGTAAGATTTCTCCTCGTGTGCAGTTGGTTGTAACTACGGTTTCGGCAGGAGTGCTTGCCTTGTTGGCTATCCTTCTGAATAATCCGTGGTTGCTGACGGCAGTCGGGTTGTTCCATTCTATTATGTGGGGAGCCATCTTTACCCTGTCCGTAGCCCATTTGGGTAAATATACATCTGTGGCTTCCGGGGTATTTATGATAGGTGTAGTGGGTGGTGCCATCCTGCCTTTGTTGCAGGGAATACTGGCTGATGTGCTCGGAAGTTGGAGATGGTCTTGGTTTATTGTACTTTTGGGCGAGATATTCATGCTCTATTACGCATTGATAGGTTCGCGTATTCGTCAAACAGCAGATTAA
- a CDS encoding glucosamine-6-phosphate deaminase gives MKITIAKSEKEFDCIAAWRIIGEILNKPESVIGLSTGRTTGNLHRLVGEIYSRYPFDVSSVTFFGLDEVTNVPREYAGACYTMLKTELIDTLGIPEDNFLMLPTVSDNFDKACKLFQQEIESRGGIDLLILGLGENGHLGFNQPGSPLGGETWVTQMNAELEERIRRETNTPPEKELDGATLGIRNIMQARKIILVAKGANKADIVRKMLEGPVTPEVPASVLQLHPNCEFLLFNT, from the coding sequence ATGAAAATAACTATAGCAAAGAGTGAAAAAGAATTTGATTGTATCGCTGCATGGCGCATTATTGGTGAAATTCTGAATAAGCCGGAAAGTGTTATCGGACTTTCTACAGGGCGTACTACCGGCAACCTGCACCGTTTGGTTGGAGAAATCTATTCCCGATATCCTTTTGATGTTTCTTCTGTTACCTTCTTCGGATTGGACGAGGTGACTAATGTACCCCGTGAGTATGCAGGTGCATGTTACACAATGCTGAAGACAGAACTGATCGATACGCTGGGCATCCCAGAAGATAACTTCCTGATGTTACCTACAGTTTCTGACAATTTTGACAAAGCCTGCAAGCTCTTCCAGCAGGAAATAGAGAGTCGTGGAGGTATTGACCTGCTGATTTTGGGATTGGGTGAGAATGGCCATCTGGGTTTTAATCAGCCGGGTTCTCCCTTAGGCGGAGAAACATGGGTGACTCAAATGAATGCTGAGCTGGAAGAACGTATCCGACGGGAAACGAATACACCGCCGGAGAAAGAACTGGATGGTGCTACTTTGGGAATCCGGAATATCATGCAAGCCCGTAAAATCATATTGGTTGCCAAAGGTGCGAATAAGGCGGATATCGTCAGGAAAATGCTGGAGGGGCCCGTTACACCGGAAGTTCCTGCATCGGTACTTCAGCTTCACCCGAATTGCGAATTTCTTTTATTTAATACATGA
- a CDS encoding ROK family protein: METYLGLDLGGTKLLIGEVDSHGNILRYKKYDSGYFNQQAASEIIKSSLDDYIRTVGWCDQKPVGMGVGLIGRVDPNQGIWLQIDPSRTQPIALAKELSDIYGIPCHIDNDVKSATRAERVWGFGQISKNFIYINVGTGIAVGTVINGRQIRGSHFNAGEVGHVRVGVNLGIKCGCGRMDCVEAIAAGIGFDNCARLLRNRYETNLHIPAEKGERVLISEVFALSQKGDPLCVALVENASEALANLIMNLVRVTDPDTVVLGGGIVSDGYIHEKILEKLHPTTMRFVTNGVVITKLNPGFIGLLGAGAVAMNM; encoded by the coding sequence ATGGAAACTTATTTAGGTCTTGATTTGGGTGGAACCAAGCTACTGATTGGTGAGGTGGACAGCCATGGTAATATTTTAAGGTATAAGAAATATGACTCCGGATATTTTAATCAGCAAGCTGCTTCGGAAATCATAAAGTCATCACTCGATGATTATATCCGTACGGTGGGCTGGTGCGACCAGAAACCTGTCGGTATGGGAGTCGGGCTGATAGGGCGTGTAGATCCTAATCAGGGCATTTGGTTACAGATTGATCCGAGTCGGACGCAACCGATAGCGCTGGCAAAGGAATTGTCGGATATTTATGGTATTCCCTGCCATATAGATAATGATGTGAAAAGTGCCACTCGTGCCGAACGCGTCTGGGGATTCGGACAAATTTCCAAAAACTTTATTTATATTAATGTAGGTACAGGTATTGCTGTCGGTACGGTTATCAATGGCAGGCAGATACGTGGCAGTCACTTCAATGCGGGTGAGGTAGGACACGTGCGTGTGGGAGTGAATCTTGGCATTAAGTGTGGTTGCGGAAGAATGGATTGTGTGGAGGCCATTGCCGCCGGTATCGGTTTTGATAATTGCGCCCGTCTTCTTCGCAACCGATATGAAACCAATCTGCATATCCCGGCAGAAAAGGGAGAACGGGTACTGATCAGCGAAGTCTTTGCGCTAAGCCAGAAAGGAGATCCTCTGTGTGTGGCTCTGGTTGAAAATGCCTCGGAAGCTTTGGCAAATCTTATCATGAATCTGGTACGGGTTACTGATCCTGATACGGTGGTATTGGGTGGTGGCATTGTGTCCGACGGATATATTCATGAGAAAATACTGGAGAAACTTCATCCTACTACGATGCGCTTTGTAACCAATGGTGTGGTAATCACGAAACTGAACCCGGGTTTTATAGGTTTGCTGGGTGCAGGCGCAGTGGCGATGAATATGTAA
- a CDS encoding hybrid sensor histidine kinase/response regulator transcription factor produces MIKYIFTLLIFLLQCFTLFAGSFRSLSIKEGLSSRQVFQVSKDSAGFIWTYTHMGVDRYDGNEIKHYQLDETVESKDHILSSTTMICDYSGNIWIALKNGKIYAYDNRTDAFQLRVDASGYLSSPVLNNILFDADNRLWVCMSTGVYCWEKESGLLLAGLEGQCVNCMVQTDDTEFCAGTNQGIYRLKRANKTVFSSEEAIPLPAEMHVESLCAFGDKLFVGTFSDGAFVVDKSTRKVRSFKEFIPHVPIRTFAQAPDNTLLIGADGAGVFQIDRTTERLLKHYITNEDDERSLNGNTVSDICVDEFGGIWVSTSTNGISYLDPNIPDVRRMKHEQNNVNSLKSDHINVIFQDSEGDCWYGTNNGVSLYQSKQRQWKHFLDGTWHGSKVVLALAEDSRGNIWAGGYGIGLYAIHKRTGKVQKMEKRKTGSDKGVATDYIYAIHAEGDCLWVGGIEGEFTRYNMLTDTYTYYPIDCVGDLRAGKDGSLLIAGCSGLAIFDKATGEIQWHQKFGDISLHYPIRCLLQSSSGDIWLATDGEGLVRFNPDRGEARVYTTDNGLASNSINSLLEDNDGRIWFSTEKELYCLDLSKDILISANDFLDITWGYYNPNAAFKLNDGCLAWGTAEGVITFSPSLDFGQHGPVKLILTDFKLLYESVKAGMKGSLLKTNINDTQKIGLNYNQNSFSISFSAINFTAPHRIRYEYMLEGHNEEWEHSNSVRNVNYMDLSSGTYTFRLRAFDKYTGQQIGERSLKVVINSPYWVSWWALLFYFILLSVFIYIFVQYRRHKANEDRVKEKIRSFISIAHDIRTPISLIKAPLSDLEAQRELPEESKKIVSVAVKNAEKLLSMVTQLLDLQKTELHAECLKVSPYDIKAYLEEKIAEFHMAVLQKGVEIQLQAEADMPQVWMDRDKMDHIVDNLLSNALKYTERGIIYITVRTTKKKWSIEVKDTGIGIPKEEQGNIFHEYYRAQNAMNFQETGSGIGLMITRRIVKQHHGDISFSSTEGKGTAFTVTFPLKIKSGIVVERKENTLEIPAVDTFPEQEDAGKNVLLLAEDDKDMREYLMNSLSSEYKVIGVPDGGKALEMAREINPDIIISDIVMPVLEGDELCRILKSSVDTSHIPVILLTALSERENIIFGLEAGANDYIIKPFDLSVLKVRIRNILQNRQHLRDTVLSMDTPPEDTDYTSQLDKEFMDKVMEVIDEELSNSEFSINDFCRMLGMSRTSVYNKIKTLTGQGPNDFIRIVRLNKAKELLASRRFSIGEVSSMVGFSDSKYFSTCFKKQFGTSPSKI; encoded by the coding sequence ATGATAAAATACATTTTCACCTTACTTATATTTCTCCTTCAATGTTTCACTTTATTTGCAGGTTCGTTTCGTTCCCTGAGTATAAAAGAAGGGTTGAGCAGCCGGCAGGTGTTTCAGGTCAGTAAAGATTCTGCCGGTTTTATATGGACCTATACTCATATGGGGGTAGACCGGTATGACGGCAATGAAATAAAACATTATCAGCTGGACGAAACGGTGGAGTCCAAAGATCATATCCTGTCTTCCACTACCATGATCTGCGATTATTCGGGGAATATCTGGATTGCTTTGAAGAACGGGAAAATATACGCGTACGATAACCGGACGGATGCTTTTCAACTGCGTGTCGATGCATCCGGATATCTTTCTTCCCCGGTCTTGAATAATATCCTTTTTGATGCGGACAACCGCCTTTGGGTGTGTATGTCAACGGGTGTTTACTGTTGGGAAAAAGAGTCTGGCTTATTGCTTGCCGGGTTGGAGGGTCAATGCGTCAATTGCATGGTGCAGACAGATGATACCGAATTCTGTGCCGGAACCAATCAAGGTATCTATCGGCTGAAGCGAGCGAATAAAACCGTTTTTTCTTCAGAGGAAGCGATACCTCTTCCCGCGGAAATGCATGTCGAATCATTGTGTGCTTTCGGAGATAAATTATTTGTAGGTACTTTTTCCGACGGGGCTTTTGTCGTGGATAAATCAACAAGGAAAGTGCGGTCTTTCAAAGAGTTCATCCCCCATGTTCCCATTCGTACTTTTGCGCAGGCTCCTGATAATACCTTGCTGATAGGCGCTGACGGTGCCGGTGTTTTCCAGATAGACAGAACCACGGAACGGCTTCTGAAGCATTATATTACCAATGAAGATGATGAAAGAAGTCTGAATGGCAATACCGTTTCCGATATCTGTGTAGATGAATTTGGCGGCATTTGGGTGAGTACCTCCACTAATGGTATCAGCTATTTAGACCCCAATATTCCTGATGTAAGGAGAATGAAGCATGAACAGAATAATGTCAATTCCCTGAAATCGGATCATATCAATGTCATATTTCAGGATTCAGAGGGAGATTGCTGGTATGGCACAAACAATGGGGTCAGCCTTTACCAATCCAAACAGCGCCAATGGAAGCACTTCCTGGATGGTACATGGCATGGCTCTAAAGTAGTGTTGGCTCTTGCTGAAGACTCAAGAGGAAATATCTGGGCCGGCGGATATGGCATCGGTCTTTATGCCATTCATAAGCGAACAGGTAAGGTGCAAAAGATGGAAAAACGGAAAACCGGTTCGGACAAGGGTGTGGCAACCGATTACATTTATGCTATCCATGCGGAAGGTGATTGTCTTTGGGTAGGGGGTATTGAAGGCGAATTTACACGCTATAATATGCTGACAGATACTTATACCTATTATCCGATTGATTGTGTAGGAGACTTGAGGGCCGGTAAAGACGGTTCATTACTGATAGCAGGATGTAGTGGTCTGGCTATTTTTGATAAAGCTACGGGGGAAATACAGTGGCACCAGAAGTTCGGGGACATTTCCCTGCACTATCCTATCCGATGTCTATTACAATCTTCATCCGGGGATATATGGCTTGCCACCGACGGAGAAGGATTGGTGCGTTTCAACCCTGATAGAGGAGAGGCGCGTGTCTATACTACGGATAACGGTCTTGCCTCCAATTCCATCAATAGCCTGTTGGAAGATAACGACGGCCGTATCTGGTTCAGTACGGAAAAAGAACTCTATTGTCTGGACTTATCAAAAGATATTCTGATCAGTGCAAATGATTTTCTGGATATTACCTGGGGATATTATAACCCTAATGCAGCCTTTAAACTGAATGACGGATGCCTAGCTTGGGGTACGGCAGAGGGAGTGATCACCTTTTCTCCTTCGCTGGATTTCGGACAGCATGGTCCTGTCAAACTGATACTGACAGATTTTAAATTGCTTTATGAATCGGTGAAGGCGGGTATGAAAGGTTCCCTTTTAAAGACTAATATCAACGACACGCAGAAGATCGGCTTGAACTATAATCAGAATTCATTCTCCATCTCTTTCTCTGCCATCAATTTTACGGCTCCACACAGAATCAGGTATGAGTATATGTTGGAGGGGCATAATGAAGAATGGGAACACTCCAATTCGGTACGGAACGTGAACTATATGGACCTTTCTTCCGGTACCTACACATTCCGGTTGCGGGCATTTGATAAATATACCGGGCAACAGATAGGGGAGCGCAGTCTGAAGGTGGTAATCAATAGTCCTTACTGGGTTTCATGGTGGGCATTGCTGTTTTATTTTATATTGCTTTCTGTTTTTATTTACATCTTTGTGCAGTATCGGAGGCATAAAGCCAATGAAGACCGGGTAAAGGAGAAGATACGTTCCTTTATCAGCATAGCGCATGATATACGCACCCCGATCAGCTTGATAAAGGCACCTCTGAGCGACCTTGAAGCACAGCGGGAACTCCCGGAAGAAAGTAAGAAGATAGTGTCGGTAGCTGTGAAGAATGCCGAGAAACTGCTGAGTATGGTTACTCAGTTGTTGGACTTACAGAAAACGGAACTGCATGCTGAATGCCTGAAAGTCTCTCCTTACGATATCAAAGCTTATCTGGAAGAAAAGATAGCGGAGTTCCACATGGCCGTCCTGCAAAAGGGAGTGGAAATTCAGTTACAGGCAGAGGCGGACATGCCGCAGGTGTGGATGGATCGGGATAAGATGGATCATATTGTGGACAATCTCCTTTCGAATGCCTTGAAGTATACGGAGAGAGGGATTATCTATATTACGGTAAGAACAACGAAGAAGAAATGGTCGATTGAAGTAAAAGATACAGGTATCGGCATTCCGAAGGAAGAACAAGGAAATATCTTCCATGAGTACTATCGGGCACAGAATGCCATGAACTTTCAGGAAACGGGTTCAGGTATCGGGCTGATGATTACACGGAGGATTGTGAAGCAGCATCACGGTGATATTTCGTTTAGCAGTACGGAAGGTAAAGGGACGGCATTTACCGTTACATTCCCGTTGAAGATAAAGTCGGGGATAGTTGTTGAGCGAAAAGAAAATACTTTGGAAATACCCGCTGTTGATACCTTCCCGGAACAGGAAGATGCCGGTAAGAATGTGTTACTTCTGGCTGAGGATGATAAAGATATGAGGGAGTATCTGATGAACAGTTTGTCATCAGAATATAAAGTAATCGGAGTGCCCGATGGCGGGAAGGCTTTGGAGATGGCGAGGGAGATCAATCCGGATATCATTATATCGGATATTGTCATGCCTGTGTTAGAAGGTGATGAATTGTGCCGTATACTGAAATCTTCTGTCGATACGAGCCATATTCCTGTGATACTATTGACGGCCCTGAGTGAAAGGGAGAATATCATATTCGGACTCGAAGCCGGGGCGAATGACTATATAATCAAGCCTTTCGACCTCTCTGTCCTGAAAGTCCGGATACGGAATATCCTCCAGAACAGGCAGCATCTTCGCGATACGGTGTTGTCCATGGATACTCCACCGGAAGATACAGATTATACCAGCCAATTGGACAAGGAGTTTATGGATAAAGTGATGGAAGTGATTGATGAAGAACTTTCTAATTCAGAATTCTCTATCAACGACTTTTGCCGTATGTTGGGCATGAGCCGTACTTCCGTTTATAATAAGATCAAGACCTTGACCGGGCAGGGACCTAATGATTTTATCCGTATTGTCCGTTTGAATAAGGCGAAAGAACTTCTGGCTTCCCGAAGATTTTCGATTGGTGAAGTATCTTCCATGGTTGGATTTTCTGACTCAAAATACTTCAGTACTTGCTTTAAAAAGCAGTTTGGTACGAGTCCCAGCAAAATTTAA